A genomic window from Lotus japonicus ecotype B-129 chromosome 1, LjGifu_v1.2 includes:
- the LOC130731803 gene encoding low affinity inorganic phosphate transporter 4: MALEVLEALDSARTQWYHVTAIVIAGMGFFTDAYDLFCITTVSKLLGRLYYFDPSTGKPGKLPNNVNNLVTGVALVGTLSGQLFFGYLGDKLGRKKVYGVTLILMVACAICSGLSFGASAKSVMGTLCFFRFWLGFGIGGDYPLSATIMSEYANKRTRGAFIAAVFAMQGVGIIFAGLVSMCLSAGFKASYHAPSFHDDPIMSTQPQGDLMWRLVLMIGAVPAAMTYYWRMKMPETGRYTAIIEGNAKQAAADMARVLDIEIQAEQDKLAEFKAANDYPLWSNEFFTRHGRHLIGTMTSWFLLDIAFYSQNLTQKDIFPAMGLIDKDFEMNAIQEVFETSRAMFVIALFGTFPGYWFTVFFIEKLGRYKIQLIGFFMMSVFMFIIGVKYDYLRNENSHMFALLYGLTFFFANFGPNSTTFVLPAELFPTRVRSTCHALSAAAGKAGAMVGAFGIQNYTQKGEQKQIKHAMMILAVTNLIGFFCSFLVTETKGRSLEEISGEDGRESELTPTPPNNRVPTRQEPRSETM, encoded by the exons ATGGCGTTGGAAGTGCTTGAGGCACTAGATTCAGCTCGCACGCAATGGTACCATGTGACAGCCATAGTAATTGCCGGCATGGGCTTCTTCACCGACGCCTACGATCTCTTCTGCATCACCACAGTTTCAAAGCTCTTGGGACGCTTGTACTACTTTGATCCAAGCACTGGCAAACCAGGGAAGCTCCCAAATAATGTCAACAACTTGGTCACCGGTGTGGCACTCGTCGGAACGTTATCCGGCCAGCTATTCTTCGGCTACCTCGGAGACAAGCTGGGGCGAAAGAAAGTGTACGGTGTCACGCTTATCCTCATGGTGGCGTGTGCCATTTGCTCCGGGCTCTCCTTTGGCGCCTCAGCCAAGTCTGTGATGGGAACGCTATGCTTCTTCAG GTTCTGGCTGGGCTTTGGCATTGGAGGCGACTACCCACTATCTGCCACCATCATGTCCGAATACGCTAACAAGAGAACACGAGGTGCTTTCATCGCTGCAGTTTTTGCCATGCAAGGCGTGGGAATCATCTTCGCCGGGCTGGTGTCAATGTGTCTATCAGCAGGTTTCAAGGCATCCTACCATGCTCCCTCCTTCCATGACGACCCCATAATGTCAACGCAACCCCAAGGCGACCTCATGTGGCGTCTGGTCCTTATGATCGGAGCCGTCCCGGCTGCGATGACATACTACTGGCGAATGAAGATGCCTGAGACTGGCCGCTACACCGCCATCATCGAAGGCAACGCGAAGCAAGCGGCTGCAGACATGGCAAGGGTTCTCGACATCGAAATCCAAGCGGAGCAAGACAAGTTAGCCGAGTTCAAAGCCGCAAATGATTACCCTTTGTGGTCAAACGAGTTCTTCACACGGCATGGGCGTCACTTGATCGGTACAATGACCTCATGGTTCTTGCTAGACATCGCTTTCTACAGCCAGAACCTCACACAGAAAGACATCTTCCCCGCGATGGGACTCATCGATAAGGATTTCGAGATGAACGCAATCCAAGAAGTGTTCGAGACCTCACGAGCCATGTTCGTGATTGCATTGTTCGGAACCTTCCCAG GGTACTGGTTCACCGTGTTCTTCATTGAGAAGTTGGGACGATACAAGATCCAACTCATTGGTTTCTTCATGATGTCGGTCTTCATGTTCATCATTGGTGTAAAGTATGACTACCTAAGGAACGAGAACAGCCACATGTTCGCTCTTCTCTACGGTTTGACGTTCTTCTTTGCGAACTTCGGACCTAACAGCACAACATTCGTGCTGCCGGCCGAGCTGTTCCCTACTCGAGTGAGGTCGACGTGCCACGCGCTGAGTGCAGCAGCGGGGAAGGCTGGGGCAATGGTCGGAGCGTTCGGGATTCAGAACTACACGCAGAAAGGGGAGCAGAAGCAGATTAAGCACGCCATGATGATCCTGGCGGTGACCAACTTGATTGGGTTCTTCTGCTCCTTCTTGGTGACAGAAACCAAGGGACGATCGTTGGAAGAGATCTCCGGGGAGGATGGGAGAGAGAGTGAGCTCACGCCGACACCACCGAATAATAGGGTTCCCACTCGTCAGGAACCAAGGTCCGAGACGATGTAA